The sequence AGCCCACAAAGAGGCTCATCGGCCACCGGAATGCGCCAAAGAAAATGCCCGGCGCGTTGCGCCGGGCATCTTGGATTTCAGACCTGCCAGAGCAGCTTATTTCGGGAACCAGGAATACTTGCCGTCGTCCTTCTTCTTCCACTCGTACATGATGTAGCCCGGCAGCTTCGGGTCGCCCTTGGCGTCATAGGCGAGATCGCCCAGCACGCTCGGGAACGGGCCGCTTTCATGCATCGCCTTGGCAACGGCCTGCGGGTCGTTCGTCTTGGCGGCGGCAGCCGCCTCGGCGACCACCTGCACGGCGGCATAGGCGTAGAGCGTATAGGCTTCCGGCTCGAAGCCCTGCGCACGGAACTTCTCGACGAGTTCCTTGTTGGCCGGGATCAGGCGCGGATCGGGTCCGAACGTGTTGAGCGTGCCGGCGACAGCGTCGCCCGCGATCGCGGCGAGTTCGTCCGTCACGATGCCGTCACCCGACATCATCGGTGCCTTGAGGCCCTGGTCCGCCGACTGACGGATGATCAGGCCGGCTTCGGTGTGCAGGCCGCCCCAATAGATCAGGGTGACGCCGGCTTCCTTCATCTTGGCGATGAGCGCCGAGAAGTCCTTGTCGCCGACATTGACGCCTTCATACATCACTTCCTTGACGCCGGCGGCGTTCATCGCCTTCTTGGTTTCATCGGCGAGGCCCTGGCCATAAGGGGTCTTGTCGTGCACGACAGCGACCTTGGCATCCTTGAAGTTCGCGGCGATGTAGGCGCCGGCGATGCTGCCCTGCTGATCGTCGCGTCCGCAGGTGCGGAACACGTTCCACAGGCCGCGCTCGGTGAACTTCGGGTTGGTCGCGGCCGGGGTGATTTCGACGATGTTGTTTTCGGCGTAGACTTCCGAGGCCGGGATCGAGACGCCCGAGTTGAAGTGGCCGATCACGAACTTGACGCCGTCGCCGACGAACTTGTTGGCGACCGAGATGCCTTGCTTCGGATCGGAGACGTCGTCGCCGACTTCGAGCTTGATCTGCTCGCCGTTGATGCCGCCCTTGGCATTGATCTCGGCGACCGCCGCCTCTGCGCCCTTCTGCAGCTGTGCGCCGAAGGCCGCGTTCGGACCGGTGATCGGACCGGCAACGCCGAATATTACATCAGCCCACGCGTTGCCGCCGAACGCGACCAGCGCGGTCAGGGCGACGGCGGACAAAAGTGTCTTTTTCATTTAAACGCTCCCATTAACGGAGTGGGCGTGGATGAAGCTTTCATGCGATGCCCACCCTTATCGCAGAAAGCATAGTTTGCCGATTTTCAGGCACTTGTCACGCCGATTCATCCTTGACGCGGCGTTAATGATGAACGTCAACCTTTCGGCTTCCAGCTCAAGATTGAAGCTCTTTCGTAGAGCCAATTATACTGTGTGACCATCTGGTTGGTTCGTGTGTATTGATAGCCGACGAAGCCCAGTATCATCAGCACGATGGTGTCGACGATATAGTACTGCAGCGAGAACATCGTGCCGTCGAACAGCGCGTGATGGATGAAGCGGATGCCGATGCCGAGACCCAGCAGATAGGCGAAAAGCTGGATGAAGGAACGCCATGTCTGGGCGCTGGCCTTGCCGGTCATCCAGGCCGCCCAGCCGCCGAGCAGGCAGGTGACGAAGAAGAACTGCCAGATCGAGGGTTCCTCATAGAGAATGCCCTGCATGATGAAGTCTCCCTAGCACGATCCCGAAAAGTTGCAGACTTTTCGGATAAGGATCATGCGACAAACAAACAAGTTGGAGCGGGATGCCGGATGCACATTCCGCCCCAAACTCAGTGATGTCCACCTTCGAGATAGGCGGCGCGCACTTCCGGATTGGCGAGCAGTTCCTTGCCGGTGCCGCTCATCGTCACATTGCCGTTGACCATGACGTAACCGCGCGTGGCGAGCTTCAGCGCACCGAACGCGTTCTGCTCGACCAGGAACACGGTCAGCCCTTGCGTGCGATTCAACTCGCGGATGGCGTCGAAGATCTGCTTGACGATCAGCGGCGCCAGGCCCAGCGACGGCTCGTCGAGCAGAAGCAGCTTCGGCCGCGCCATCAGCGCGCGTCCGATCGACAGCATCTGCTGCTCGCCGCCCGACAGCGTGCCGCCGCGCTGGGCGATGCGCTCCTTGAGCCGCGGGAACAGCGTGAACACCTTCTCGACGTCCTCGTCATAGTGCTTGAGGTTGTCGAGGCTGGCGCCCATTTGCAGGTTTTCCATCACCGTCATGCGCGGGAAGATGCGCCGGCCTTCGGGTGATTGGGCGATGCGCATGCGCGCGATCTCGTGCGTCGGCAACTGGGTGATGTCGGTGCCGGCGAAGGTGATAGTGCCGGTGCGGGCGCGTGGGGCCCCGAAAATGGTCATCATCAGCGTCGACTTGCCGGCGCCGTTGGCGCCGATCAGCGCCACGATCTCACCTTCCTTGACGGTGACATCGACGCCGTTCAGCGCTCGGATGTTGCCGTAATAGGTCTCCACGCCCTTGATATCGAGCAGCGTTGTCCCGGCCATTATTTACGCCCCCCACGCGGCTTGGCTGTCGAGGATTTTCCGGTCGGCTTGGCCGTGGCCCGCTCAGAAGGCTTTCTTGGCAAATTGGCCCTTGCATCGACCTGTGCCGCCTTGGAGGCGCCC comes from Mesorhizobium japonicum MAFF 303099 and encodes:
- a CDS encoding ABC transporter ATP-binding protein, yielding MAGTTLLDIKGVETYYGNIRALNGVDVTVKEGEIVALIGANGAGKSTLMMTIFGAPRARTGTITFAGTDITQLPTHEIARMRIAQSPEGRRIFPRMTVMENLQMGASLDNLKHYDEDVEKVFTLFPRLKERIAQRGGTLSGGEQQMLSIGRALMARPKLLLLDEPSLGLAPLIVKQIFDAIRELNRTQGLTVFLVEQNAFGALKLATRGYVMVNGNVTMSGTGKELLANPEVRAAYLEGGHH
- a CDS encoding DUF6867 family protein, which translates into the protein MQGILYEEPSIWQFFFVTCLLGGWAAWMTGKASAQTWRSFIQLFAYLLGLGIGIRFIHHALFDGTMFSLQYYIVDTIVLMILGFVGYQYTRTNQMVTQYNWLYERASILSWKPKG
- a CDS encoding branched-chain amino acid ABC transporter substrate-binding protein, which encodes MKKTLLSAVALTALVAFGGNAWADVIFGVAGPITGPNAAFGAQLQKGAEAAVAEINAKGGINGEQIKLEVGDDVSDPKQGISVANKFVGDGVKFVIGHFNSGVSIPASEVYAENNIVEITPAATNPKFTERGLWNVFRTCGRDDQQGSIAGAYIAANFKDAKVAVVHDKTPYGQGLADETKKAMNAAGVKEVMYEGVNVGDKDFSALIAKMKEAGVTLIYWGGLHTEAGLIIRQSADQGLKAPMMSGDGIVTDELAAIAGDAVAGTLNTFGPDPRLIPANKELVEKFRAQGFEPEAYTLYAYAAVQVVAEAAAAAKTNDPQAVAKAMHESGPFPSVLGDLAYDAKGDPKLPGYIMYEWKKKDDGKYSWFPK